The following proteins are co-located in the Polystyrenella longa genome:
- a CDS encoding phytoene desaturase family protein, giving the protein MKSLFDAVVIGSGPNGLAAAITLSRAGYRVCVFESSPTPGGGMRTAELMESGFRHDICSSIYPLVPVSPFFKELRADGATLDFIEPEIAVAHAFGSDRAIGIWRNLATTVSELGKDGPAYERLVTPFLNISDELFEGIFSPPLKPSQVLSLIRFGWRGAGSAEGLGRRWFKESSTRGMFAGMAAHAEQPPNRILTAAIGLMFCISAHATGWPIARGGAGMITDCLTERFRSLGGTIETGTSITTLSQLPPCRTVLFDTTPGQMLDMAGDSLPPFYHRKLRSFKHGPGICKVDWALDQPIPWNSDKCRRAGTVHIAASTSEIGKSEEKAWNNQLPEEPYLIVTQPSLFDSSRAPSGKHTGWAYCHVPFGRNEDMTAVIEKRIEDCASGFRDSIINRHTMTATDLHRYNQNYIGGDISGGAMTIRQIVARPVLKRCPYATPNPKLFICSASTPPGPGVHGMGGYNTAHAIMDRVLNS; this is encoded by the coding sequence ATGAAATCGCTCTTTGACGCGGTGGTTATTGGCTCGGGGCCAAATGGGCTAGCGGCTGCAATCACATTGTCGCGGGCCGGATATCGTGTGTGCGTTTTTGAATCATCCCCTACCCCTGGTGGGGGAATGAGGACCGCAGAGTTGATGGAGTCCGGCTTTCGCCATGATATCTGTTCTTCTATCTATCCCTTGGTACCAGTTTCCCCATTCTTCAAGGAGCTTAGGGCAGATGGAGCAACTCTTGACTTCATTGAGCCTGAAATTGCAGTAGCTCATGCATTCGGCTCCGACCGAGCGATTGGGATTTGGAGAAATCTGGCAACGACGGTGTCAGAACTAGGGAAGGATGGGCCTGCGTACGAGAGACTGGTTACCCCTTTCCTGAACATTAGCGATGAGTTATTCGAGGGGATCTTCTCTCCTCCTTTAAAGCCGAGTCAAGTGCTCTCATTAATCAGATTTGGTTGGCGTGGTGCAGGTTCGGCAGAAGGACTTGGGCGACGGTGGTTCAAGGAGTCTTCAACCCGTGGCATGTTTGCCGGCATGGCCGCCCACGCGGAGCAACCACCGAATCGAATATTGACTGCTGCCATTGGGTTGATGTTCTGTATCTCGGCCCATGCCACAGGATGGCCAATCGCGAGAGGAGGTGCAGGAATGATTACAGACTGTTTGACTGAGCGGTTTCGATCGCTGGGTGGGACGATAGAAACAGGAACCTCCATTACCACTCTTTCTCAATTACCACCCTGTCGAACTGTTCTATTTGATACGACGCCCGGTCAAATGTTGGATATGGCAGGAGATTCTCTCCCCCCCTTCTACCATCGAAAGTTGCGCTCGTTTAAACACGGCCCCGGCATTTGCAAAGTCGATTGGGCTTTGGATCAACCTATACCCTGGAATTCCGATAAGTGTCGTCGAGCGGGGACTGTTCATATCGCAGCTTCGACTTCAGAAATTGGCAAAAGCGAAGAAAAAGCGTGGAACAACCAACTACCTGAGGAACCTTATTTGATAGTGACGCAGCCCAGTCTGTTTGATTCCTCAAGAGCCCCATCAGGAAAACATACAGGCTGGGCTTACTGCCATGTTCCTTTTGGGCGAAACGAAGATATGACGGCCGTTATTGAAAAGCGAATAGAGGATTGTGCGAGCGGTTTTCGCGATTCCATAATAAATCGACATACGATGACAGCGACGGATTTGCACCGGTATAACCAGAACTATATCGGCGGCGATATTAGTGGAGGAGCTATGACAATAAGGCAGATTGTGGCGAGGCCTGTATTGAAGCGATGTCCTTACGCTACCCCCAATCCGAAATTGTTTATCTGCTCCGCTTCCACTCCCCCGGGACCAGGAGTCCATGGCATGGGCGGGTACAACACTGCTCATGCGATCATGGATCGAGTTTTAAATAGCTGA
- a CDS encoding cytochrome B6, protein MSDGVKAQETDKSDQTQSKLPDQTYMPVVIDQDFDKTFQSDTENKPGVMDRQAELFENRYVLEDHPAKVMMSAGRKPVQQGVRVKLPEGETWESLAKRSPQEIKDKNLFPLGFRPLPHTKHAVGGQVFPENQIEVIKDAEHRDLERFDVAFDLPSHLTPEFPPPVFLSNRPDLGDVSQGEVLTIKNYYHLLKGKVTPVQMEGMRLLLTPFPQQQFNQTEDRKVKEPSLGVTCLDCHTNGHTNAAFHLNPDTRPQSARFRLDTVSLRGIFNQQIHGSKRSLRSVEDFTQFEQRTAYFDGDHVIAAKKGVHLPDRSDAVAMMAQMQNMFDFPPAPKLDVFGKLDPDKATQLELDGQKVFFGKGRCAECHTPPFYLDNQMHDLKLGRFYKPEKISDQFNMEDGPIKTFTLRGIKDSPPYHHDGRLLTLDDTVEFFNLVLQLDLTSEEKKSLVAFMLCL, encoded by the coding sequence ATGTCAGACGGCGTAAAAGCGCAGGAAACTGATAAATCAGACCAAACCCAGTCAAAACTTCCCGATCAGACCTACATGCCAGTGGTGATTGATCAGGACTTCGATAAAACCTTCCAGTCAGATACTGAGAATAAGCCGGGTGTCATGGATCGGCAGGCAGAATTGTTCGAGAACCGATATGTCCTGGAAGATCATCCAGCAAAAGTCATGATGTCTGCTGGACGAAAGCCGGTTCAACAGGGTGTTCGAGTTAAACTCCCCGAGGGAGAGACCTGGGAAAGCCTCGCGAAACGGTCACCACAGGAAATCAAAGATAAGAACTTGTTTCCACTGGGGTTCCGTCCTCTGCCACACACTAAACATGCAGTGGGAGGACAAGTATTTCCTGAGAACCAAATTGAGGTCATTAAAGATGCAGAACATCGTGATTTAGAGCGATTCGATGTCGCATTTGATCTCCCTTCTCACCTGACGCCTGAGTTTCCCCCTCCCGTATTCTTATCCAATCGTCCCGATCTGGGAGATGTTTCACAGGGGGAGGTGTTGACCATCAAAAACTATTACCACCTTTTGAAGGGAAAAGTGACGCCCGTACAAATGGAAGGGATGCGGTTGCTGCTTACGCCCTTCCCTCAACAACAGTTTAATCAGACTGAGGACCGGAAGGTCAAAGAGCCCAGTCTGGGAGTCACCTGTCTCGACTGTCATACTAATGGTCATACTAATGCTGCTTTTCACCTCAACCCGGATACTCGTCCTCAATCAGCCCGCTTTCGTCTTGATACAGTCAGTCTAAGGGGAATATTCAATCAACAAATCCATGGTTCCAAGCGTTCATTGCGGAGTGTGGAAGATTTTACTCAGTTTGAACAGAGGACCGCTTACTTTGATGGTGACCACGTCATTGCCGCCAAAAAAGGGGTTCATTTGCCAGATCGTTCCGATGCTGTTGCTATGATGGCCCAAATGCAGAACATGTTCGATTTCCCTCCCGCTCCTAAGCTAGATGTGTTTGGAAAACTCGACCCCGACAAAGCGACTCAATTGGAACTTGATGGGCAGAAAGTATTCTTTGGAAAAGGCCGTTGTGCGGAATGTCACACACCTCCCTTTTATCTGGATAACCAGATGCATGATTTGAAGTTAGGTCGGTTCTATAAACCAGAAAAGATCAGCGATCAATTCAATATGGAAGACGGTCCAATTAAAACATTTACGCTCCGTGGAATTAAGGACTCTCCACCTTACCATCATGATGGTCGCTTATTGACATTGGATGATACCGTAGAATTCTTCAATCTGGTTTTACAACTGGATCTTACCAGTGAAGAAAAGAAATCTTTAGTCGCCTTCATGCTGTGTCTCTAA
- a CDS encoding CBS domain-containing protein translates to MKIQKIMTTNVECISPDASVAEVAKRMKTHDIGSVPVCENEEKLIGMVTDRDIVVRCIAEGRDLNSTTARDIMTTDIIYCCEDQDVTEMAEVMEERKIRRVVVLNEDKKLVGIVSLGDMAVKTQNDSLCNEALEAVSAPA, encoded by the coding sequence ATGAAGATCCAGAAGATCATGACGACGAATGTGGAGTGCATCTCTCCCGATGCCTCTGTCGCTGAAGTCGCTAAGCGAATGAAAACGCACGATATAGGATCAGTGCCTGTCTGTGAGAATGAAGAAAAGCTGATTGGGATGGTCACAGATCGGGACATTGTCGTCCGCTGTATTGCTGAGGGAAGAGACTTAAATTCGACCACCGCCAGAGACATCATGACGACCGATATCATTTATTGTTGCGAAGATCAGGATGTCACCGAAATGGCAGAAGTTATGGAAGAGCGAAAAATACGCCGCGTCGTAGTTCTTAACGAGGACAAGAAACTGGTGGGGATAGTGTCATTAGGCGACATGGCTGTTAAGACCCAGAATGATTCACTCTGCAATGAAGCATTGGAAGCCGTTTCTGCACCTGCTTAG
- a CDS encoding protein kinase domain-containing protein yields MDEQLDEFESAWRSGAAPPNLVDYLPDKGSNEFRVVLSELIKIDIDYRWRVTSPNNNITNIRTTEDVACPRLEHYFSAFPELGEISKCPHELIAHEYRVRKWVGDAPVAEEYMERFSISQVAFSELIGPEEQRVSDPVGTKIVEMDPETTVLQANPTVSPNSKYSTGGIDFKNQTSGDVSQPVVLADYEILKEIARGGMGVVYKAKQRKANRLVALKMILSGNLAGQEEIDRFKAEAEAAANLDHPNIVPIYDVGEANGYHYFSMAFVDGPSLSDVIREQPMEPLLASKLMVQVAEALEYAHQNNIIHRDLKPANIMLDADGSPRVTDFGLAKRIEGDSNLTATGQIMGTPSYMPPEQALGNINEITPASDVYSMGAIFYHLLTGRVPFRAASMIETLDQVVKQEPASVRSLNPAIDLDLDTIILKTLRKKTADRYSSAKDFGEDIQRYLEHRPIKARRTSTLGRVWRWSKRNRLAASFLAAVLFAIISTITMTSYASIVYREMASAEKKLRTEMSENLYLSEMNLADDVLERSELQEATSDTLMRWSPKNPYYFKKVSDSTIDWREWEWFFLLGVVDRYRIAIPGRCLSVDINKNSLLGFGFDKNFAAIKFRQEKGGVTWAAHEAYTSVVKFSPDEKVIATGGVDGKVGIWDIQSRRNLQNLLHDAAVGSISFNDTGNLLVTHAEDAIIRIWNWETGTILETINENVSKNPACSVSPNGKLIAVGSRIDDSFPVNIWNIETGNLVSTLFDNAHSQPVQSISWSPHGQELVSGSSDSTVRVWNVQNQKLKHLLKQHHQPVYAVAWSGDGKTIASAGDDMELILSDAMTGEQTAVYGHRGGEAESVKSIAWGPNSKKLVAAIKSGKLDIIDFEKSRPIRSIALKPMVVQTNVATLSWLPDHNQLGITYGDNGTIWKSDTNTKEKQKETQLCWSHNNELAASIHEGKLLIRKSGEIVSHSDLDQIPRRLLWNPSSNLLAIQFRQSVQIWREQSKDSPTEFVKFDPEINGELDAISWNSDGTRLVIGSSKGDLQVYRIDNGEREAFFLLGRKGHQVVRVRTIAWKPNSTLFAIGTSHNYLFLFDYNIFPRQQGGKIEDAGIYAHDSHVNAISWSPNGKRLASASADRTVRIWNFDTDRLSGISNKRTLTLPHASEVRDVLWHEDGHQLASLTDRGIVTIFDARPGYQKNEYMTKNPGTVNWSKPGY; encoded by the coding sequence ATGGATGAGCAACTTGATGAATTTGAATCTGCCTGGCGATCGGGTGCGGCACCACCGAATCTAGTCGATTATCTACCTGATAAAGGCAGTAATGAATTTCGAGTAGTATTAAGTGAACTGATCAAAATTGATATTGATTATCGGTGGCGGGTTACAAGTCCGAATAACAATATCACAAACATTAGGACTACTGAAGATGTCGCCTGTCCCAGATTAGAACATTATTTTTCAGCATTCCCCGAATTGGGAGAGATCAGTAAATGCCCTCATGAACTCATTGCCCATGAATATCGCGTTCGAAAATGGGTGGGTGATGCACCTGTTGCAGAGGAATACATGGAACGATTCTCGATTTCGCAAGTGGCGTTTTCAGAACTGATTGGACCGGAAGAACAAAGAGTCTCAGATCCAGTTGGAACCAAAATAGTAGAAATGGATCCAGAGACTACAGTTCTTCAGGCGAACCCAACTGTTTCACCGAATTCTAAATATTCCACTGGTGGAATTGATTTCAAGAATCAGACTTCCGGCGACGTAAGCCAACCAGTTGTTCTTGCCGACTACGAGATCCTGAAAGAAATTGCCCGAGGTGGCATGGGAGTTGTCTATAAAGCGAAGCAAAGAAAAGCGAATCGCTTAGTGGCTTTAAAAATGATTCTTTCAGGTAATCTGGCAGGCCAAGAAGAGATCGACCGATTTAAAGCTGAAGCTGAAGCTGCTGCTAACCTTGACCATCCAAATATCGTACCAATTTATGATGTTGGCGAAGCAAATGGCTACCATTATTTTTCAATGGCTTTTGTAGATGGTCCAAGTTTGTCCGATGTTATCCGTGAACAACCGATGGAGCCGTTACTCGCTTCAAAATTGATGGTGCAGGTGGCTGAGGCTCTTGAGTATGCCCATCAGAATAATATTATCCATCGAGATTTAAAGCCTGCAAACATTATGCTGGATGCTGACGGATCGCCCCGAGTGACCGACTTTGGTTTGGCAAAACGGATTGAGGGGGACAGCAACCTTACTGCCACGGGACAGATAATGGGAACACCCAGCTATATGCCGCCGGAACAGGCTCTGGGTAATATCAATGAAATAACCCCGGCATCTGATGTCTATTCCATGGGGGCTATTTTTTATCATTTGCTTACCGGCCGAGTTCCTTTCCGGGCAGCATCGATGATTGAAACACTGGATCAGGTTGTCAAACAGGAACCCGCCTCTGTCCGTAGTTTAAATCCAGCCATTGATCTCGACCTAGATACCATTATTCTAAAAACTCTACGAAAAAAGACAGCGGACCGTTACAGTTCTGCAAAAGATTTTGGAGAGGATATCCAGCGTTATCTGGAACATCGTCCAATTAAAGCTCGTCGTACTTCGACATTAGGACGAGTGTGGCGTTGGTCAAAAAGAAATCGGCTGGCTGCAAGTTTTCTTGCGGCGGTATTATTTGCTATTATTTCAACGATCACAATGACTTCTTATGCTTCGATTGTCTATCGGGAAATGGCATCAGCAGAAAAGAAACTCCGCACTGAAATGTCTGAGAATTTGTATCTTTCTGAGATGAACCTGGCAGATGATGTTCTGGAGCGTTCAGAATTACAGGAAGCAACTTCCGATACTCTTATGCGCTGGTCCCCCAAGAACCCTTATTATTTTAAAAAAGTGTCAGACTCGACTATAGATTGGAGAGAGTGGGAATGGTTTTTTCTGCTAGGAGTTGTTGATCGATATAGAATCGCTATACCAGGACGGTGTTTGTCAGTCGATATAAATAAGAATTCCCTTCTTGGATTTGGTTTTGACAAAAACTTTGCCGCCATTAAGTTTAGGCAGGAGAAAGGAGGCGTCACCTGGGCAGCCCATGAAGCGTACACCTCTGTTGTCAAATTCTCCCCGGACGAAAAAGTCATTGCTACGGGGGGCGTTGATGGAAAAGTAGGAATTTGGGACATTCAATCCCGTAGAAATCTTCAGAATCTATTACATGACGCGGCAGTTGGTTCAATCTCATTTAACGATACCGGAAACTTGCTGGTGACTCATGCTGAAGATGCCATCATTCGAATATGGAATTGGGAAACGGGGACTATTCTTGAGACTATTAATGAGAATGTGAGTAAGAATCCTGCCTGTAGTGTTTCGCCTAATGGAAAACTGATTGCAGTAGGTTCACGTATAGATGATTCATTTCCTGTGAATATTTGGAATATTGAGACAGGAAATCTTGTGTCAACCCTGTTTGACAATGCGCATTCTCAACCAGTTCAGTCAATTTCCTGGAGTCCGCATGGTCAAGAGCTTGTATCAGGAAGTTCTGACAGCACTGTCCGAGTCTGGAATGTTCAGAATCAGAAATTGAAGCATTTGCTTAAACAGCATCATCAACCAGTTTATGCGGTGGCCTGGAGTGGGGACGGAAAAACCATTGCCTCCGCAGGCGACGATATGGAATTGATCTTGTCTGATGCAATGACAGGCGAACAAACTGCTGTTTATGGGCACAGAGGAGGAGAAGCTGAATCTGTAAAATCGATAGCTTGGGGACCCAATAGTAAAAAACTGGTTGCTGCAATCAAAAGTGGTAAGTTGGACATCATCGACTTCGAGAAATCCCGTCCGATTCGGTCGATTGCATTGAAACCCATGGTGGTTCAAACAAATGTGGCCACTCTTAGCTGGCTACCTGACCATAATCAATTAGGAATTACTTACGGGGACAATGGAACTATCTGGAAGTCAGATACAAATACAAAAGAGAAGCAAAAAGAGACTCAACTTTGCTGGAGTCACAACAATGAGTTAGCGGCATCAATTCACGAAGGCAAACTGTTAATCAGGAAAAGTGGCGAAATAGTTTCACACAGTGATCTTGATCAAATACCACGACGATTACTTTGGAACCCTTCATCCAACCTTCTAGCGATTCAATTCAGACAGTCTGTTCAAATATGGCGAGAGCAGTCCAAAGATTCACCCACCGAATTTGTAAAGTTCGATCCTGAGATAAATGGTGAGCTAGATGCCATTTCCTGGAATTCGGATGGCACTCGACTGGTTATAGGTTCCAGTAAAGGTGACCTGCAGGTTTATAGAATTGATAATGGTGAACGCGAGGCTTTTTTCCTGCTTGGGAGAAAAGGGCATCAGGTGGTGAGAGTTCGTACAATAGCATGGAAACCCAATAGTACATTGTTCGCTATAGGCACCAGCCATAATTACCTATTCCTGTTTGACTATAATATTTTCCCTCGACAGCAAGGCGGCAAGATTGAAGACGCGGGAATCTACGCGCATGATTCACATGTAAATGCGATATCATGGAGTCCTAACGGAAAACGGCTTGCTTCAGCGAGTGCTGACAGAACTGTTCGGATCTGGAATTTTGACACTGACCGTTTATCAGGCATCTCGAACAAACGGACTTTAACACTTCCTCATGCTTCTGAAGTACGAGATGTTCTATGGCACGAAGATGGTCACCAGCTCGCATCATTGACCGACAGAGGAATTGTGACGATATTTGATGCCCGACCAGGTTACCAGAAGAACGAATACATGACTAAAAATCCAGGAACGGTCAATTGGTCCAAACCAGGATACTAA
- a CDS encoding tyrosine-type recombinase/integrase produces MIDKPVRYGSGFAKPSRKKMRESRNQSTARMLEAKEIKLLLDDAGPDLKAMILVGLNCGFGQSDLSSLPQSAIDWRAKMIDYPRPKTAIPRRCPLWPETMQAMRDAIEVRPEPKHPADADLCFLTRRGERWVKISQGEKKAWSDSLGLKFGKLLRKHDLKRPGLNFYALRHTFETIAGESLDQVAVNHIMGHVDNSMSARYRERIGDDRLIAVSNHVRKWLFPKAK; encoded by the coding sequence ATGATTGATAAGCCTGTTCGATATGGTTCAGGGTTCGCCAAGCCTTCCCGTAAGAAAATGAGGGAGTCACGAAATCAATCAACTGCTCGAATGCTTGAGGCAAAAGAAATCAAGCTTCTACTTGATGATGCAGGGCCAGACCTGAAAGCAATGATTCTGGTCGGGCTGAATTGTGGATTCGGTCAGAGTGACCTTTCCAGCCTTCCACAATCGGCTATCGACTGGCGAGCGAAGATGATTGATTACCCGCGACCGAAGACGGCCATTCCTCGACGTTGCCCACTTTGGCCGGAAACCATGCAAGCGATGAGGGATGCGATTGAAGTTCGCCCAGAACCGAAGCATCCTGCTGATGCGGATCTCTGTTTTCTCACGAGGCGGGGCGAACGCTGGGTGAAGATCAGTCAGGGTGAAAAAAAAGCCTGGTCTGATTCGCTCGGATTGAAGTTTGGAAAGCTCTTGAGAAAACACGATCTGAAACGGCCTGGCCTGAACTTCTATGCCTTGCGTCACACATTTGAAACCATTGCCGGGGAATCCCTCGATCAGGTTGCAGTAAATCACATCATGGGCCACGTAGATAATTCAATGTCGGCGAGATACCGCGAGCGAATCGGAGATGATCGTTTGATTGCTGTATCAAACCACGTCCGGAAATGGTTATTCCCTAAAGCGAAGTAG
- a CDS encoding integrase core domain-containing protein, with translation MSNDLEKSECLNKMIFFGQHSLERALKEYVAHYHSERNHQGLDNQLIDPGEEIGCVAGKIECRERLGGLLKSYCRNAA, from the coding sequence ATGTCGAACGATCTTGAGAAGTCTGAGTGCCTGAACAAGATGATCTTCTTCGGTCAGCACTCACTCGAACGAGCGCTGAAAGAATACGTCGCTCACTACCATTCTGAACGAAACCATCAGGGACTGGACAACCAGTTGATTGATCCTGGTGAAGAAATTGGATGTGTCGCCGGCAAGATCGAATGCAGAGAACGTCTCGGTGGGCTGCTCAAGTCTTACTGTCGCAACGCGGCGTGA
- a CDS encoding ECF-type sigma factor, whose product MSDDHSVTNWLHALREENNNDAAQEIWNRFQKQLIGVATRQLGTNNRMTDADDAVNDAFASFCSRYEEGQYPDLNDRDGLWSLLLTMTENKARKQLRRELADKRGAGNVRGDSIFYSPTKGDGQGGFDRIASVEPSPEDVLTLKESMEELMGKLTDEECEIALLRMQAYANTEIAEKTKHSLATVERRLKQIREKWSASTLLEA is encoded by the coding sequence ATGTCTGATGATCATTCAGTAACGAATTGGCTACATGCCCTTCGTGAAGAAAATAATAACGATGCGGCCCAGGAGATCTGGAATCGTTTTCAGAAACAACTAATTGGTGTGGCAACGAGACAACTGGGGACAAATAACCGAATGACGGATGCGGATGATGCCGTCAACGATGCATTTGCCAGCTTCTGTTCTCGTTATGAAGAAGGTCAATATCCTGATTTAAATGACAGGGACGGTTTATGGAGTCTTCTGTTAACAATGACCGAGAATAAAGCGAGAAAGCAACTTAGGCGTGAATTAGCCGATAAACGCGGGGCAGGAAATGTCAGAGGAGATTCGATATTTTATTCCCCCACTAAAGGAGATGGTCAAGGAGGCTTTGACCGGATTGCATCAGTGGAGCCATCTCCTGAAGATGTGCTGACTCTTAAGGAATCAATGGAAGAGTTAATGGGAAAGCTGACTGATGAAGAATGCGAGATCGCTCTTTTACGGATGCAAGCTTACGCCAATACTGAAATCGCAGAAAAAACAAAACATTCACTCGCCACAGTGGAAAGACGATTAAAACAGATACGTGAAAAGTGGTCGGCATCCACTCTGCTCGAAGCTTAA
- a CDS encoding site-specific integrase produces MTSPHAGKLISKMGKAAQVILSRKEGKIKFASAHDFRRAFGTRWSTRVMPPVLQQLMRHESIDTTLRYYVEQEAEATAEILYSVVEGNYLGNTSPNVTKKETSSPS; encoded by the coding sequence ATGACTAGCCCCCACGCAGGCAAGCTGATCAGCAAAATGGGAAAAGCGGCTCAGGTGATCCTTTCCAGAAAAGAAGGCAAAATCAAGTTCGCCAGTGCGCATGATTTTCGCCGGGCTTTCGGTACTAGATGGTCAACTCGAGTGATGCCGCCTGTACTTCAGCAGCTGATGCGGCATGAGAGTATTGATACCACGCTTCGTTACTATGTTGAGCAGGAAGCCGAAGCGACGGCTGAAATTCTGTACTCAGTAGTCGAAGGTAACTATTTAGGTAACACTAGCCCAAATGTGACCAAAAAAGAAACCTCTTCACCGTCATAA
- a CDS encoding superoxide dismutase family protein, which yields MNKLNLLTSLPIVFSLLFCNSNLQSEDHEAHSSSEKVPKKAVAVLFPTQGNDVTGVITLEQKEDGVLLKGKVINLTPGKHGFHIHEYGDLRSKDGKSAGGHYSPEGHRHGSPDDKEHHAGDFGNIDANDEGTATIEVTAKDQKLHMLLGRAIVVHGGADDLKSQPSGNAGPRVSLGVIGLANSE from the coding sequence ATGAATAAACTCAATTTACTCACCTCGCTTCCCATTGTTTTTTCCTTGTTGTTTTGTAATAGCAATCTTCAATCCGAAGATCATGAAGCCCATTCTTCGTCGGAGAAAGTTCCCAAGAAAGCGGTCGCCGTCCTGTTTCCAACACAAGGTAATGACGTCACGGGAGTGATCACGTTGGAACAGAAGGAGGACGGAGTTTTGTTGAAAGGAAAAGTCATCAACTTAACTCCGGGCAAACATGGTTTTCATATTCATGAATATGGTGATCTGCGTTCTAAAGACGGTAAATCCGCCGGCGGTCATTATTCCCCCGAAGGTCATCGCCATGGGTCACCAGATGATAAGGAGCATCACGCAGGAGACTTTGGCAATATTGATGCTAACGATGAAGGAACGGCAACCATTGAGGTCACAGCCAAAGACCAGAAATTGCACATGCTTCTCGGACGAGCGATCGTTGTCCATGGCGGCGCTGACGATCTTAAAAGTCAGCCATCGGGGAACGCCGGACCTCGCGTTTCTCTCGGTGTGATTGGCCTTGCGAATTCAGAGTAA